In a single window of the Planctomycetia bacterium genome:
- a CDS encoding hemerythrin domain-containing protein: MNPQELMNKVSNEHQKVIDLSERLGEKVSVAPRVNRAKWLREVRGEYEHLRGHLIKHMALEEQDGFMVSVAEQSPALTREIERLAHEHVEITKLLGLIQRELNEVNEKDQLLLLDCCRRIQALLQYVEHHERDENFLVLTAFTTDIGTKD, translated from the coding sequence ATGAACCCTCAGGAACTGATGAACAAGGTGAGCAACGAGCATCAGAAGGTCATCGACTTGTCGGAGCGGCTTGGTGAAAAAGTATCGGTGGCGCCGCGAGTGAATCGAGCGAAGTGGCTTCGGGAGGTCCGAGGGGAGTATGAGCATCTGCGTGGCCACCTGATCAAGCACATGGCCCTTGAGGAGCAGGATGGGTTCATGGTCTCCGTCGCCGAGCAAAGTCCCGCACTCACGCGAGAGATCGAGCGGCTTGCTCACGAACACGTCGAGATTACCAAACTGCTCGGCCTCATCCAGCGCGAACTGAATGAGGTAAACGAAAAGGACCAGCTCCTGCTGCTGGATTGCTGCCGGAGGATCCAAGCCCTCCTCCAGTATGTGGAGCATCACGAGCGCGACGAGAATTT
- a CDS encoding zinc-dependent peptidase, translating to MFRWLRELLTGRPAAPRQLERDTAAVRWSFDDLAADFPLLWSLPARDKRCLPKLVTRFVDEKKFWGARDLQVTEQMKAFVAAQACILILRLPHLGLFPKTKEIILYPSEIGDRIDAIGPDGETYWIEPDKIGETWHRGPVLLSWDRLQAARGNPTLKSNTVFHEFAHALDFLTGQADGRPPLDSPRQAEKWNRVMTSAYRTHIADVQTGRRTFIDPYGATNPAEFFAVCTEHFFTQPKRLSKSNLALYVVLARFYRQDPGSW from the coding sequence TTGTTCCGATGGCTTCGAGAGCTTCTGACCGGTCGCCCCGCAGCGCCTCGACAGTTGGAGCGCGACACGGCGGCCGTCCGTTGGAGCTTTGACGATCTTGCCGCGGACTTTCCGCTGCTTTGGTCGCTCCCGGCCCGCGACAAGCGATGCCTGCCGAAGCTGGTCACGCGGTTCGTGGACGAGAAAAAGTTCTGGGGTGCGCGAGACCTCCAGGTCACCGAGCAGATGAAGGCCTTCGTCGCGGCACAGGCCTGCATTCTCATTCTGCGACTTCCGCACCTGGGGCTGTTTCCCAAGACCAAGGAGATCATCCTTTACCCGTCGGAGATCGGCGACCGAATCGACGCGATTGGTCCCGATGGCGAGACTTACTGGATCGAGCCGGACAAGATCGGGGAGACGTGGCATCGCGGGCCTGTCCTTCTTTCATGGGACAGACTGCAAGCCGCCCGGGGAAACCCAACGCTCAAAAGCAACACGGTCTTCCACGAATTCGCTCACGCGCTCGATTTCCTGACCGGCCAGGCCGACGGCCGCCCCCCTCTGGATTCGCCTCGGCAGGCGGAAAAGTGGAATCGGGTGATGACATCGGCGTATCGAACCCACATTGCTGACGTGCAAACGGGGCGCAGGACCTTTATTGACCCCTACGGCGCCACAAATCCGGCCGAGTTCTTCGCCGTCTGCACGGAACACTTCTTTACGCAGCCGAAACGATTGAGCAAATCAAATTTGGCCCTTTATGTTGTTCTTGCTCGCTTCTATAGGCAGGACCCAGGCTCCTGGTGA
- a CDS encoding sigma-54-dependent Fis family transcriptional regulator, protein MNKTRILIIEDEKLIRWSLRQRFQDEGFMVDEAETAAEGLEKWAAETYDLVMLDYKLPDKTGLEVLELIRAQDQDVVVLMMTAYSSVESAVQAMKLGAFDYVSKPFQMDALMLTVNKALSTTQLRRELRDLRARMKQEYGFSRLLGRCAAMQKLFQMITDVASSGASTVFLKGESGTGKDLVAKTIHYNSDRANKPFMNITCTAITETLLESELFGHERGAFTDARQMKKGLLELADGGTVFLDEVGDMPPQLQAKLLRFLEEKVFRRVGGVHDIEVDVRVIAATNRDVNQLMEEGKFREDLFYRLNIIPVDLPPLRQRDGDVELLAEHYVQVFAKEFRKDVHGLTPAALKKLPAYSWPGNVRELRNVIERAVLLCKQNEIGPDDLVLGRGETRDSSVFVRLPAGGICIDEIEEQLVKQALAMSNDNQTQAAKLLHLSRDQLKYRMDKYGLGKDKAAS, encoded by the coding sequence ATGAACAAGACCCGCATCCTCATCATCGAAGACGAAAAGCTCATTCGCTGGTCCCTGCGCCAGCGATTCCAGGATGAGGGGTTCATGGTCGACGAGGCCGAGACCGCCGCCGAAGGTCTGGAGAAGTGGGCGGCCGAAACCTACGACCTGGTCATGCTGGACTACAAGCTGCCCGACAAGACCGGCCTGGAGGTCTTGGAGCTGATCCGCGCCCAGGATCAGGACGTCGTCGTCCTCATGATGACCGCCTACAGCAGCGTCGAGTCCGCCGTCCAGGCCATGAAGCTCGGCGCCTTCGACTATGTCAGCAAGCCCTTCCAGATGGACGCGCTCATGCTGACCGTCAACAAGGCCCTCTCGACGACCCAGCTCAGGCGCGAGCTGCGCGACCTGCGGGCCCGGATGAAGCAGGAGTACGGCTTCTCCAGGCTGCTGGGTCGCTGCGCGGCCATGCAAAAGCTCTTTCAGATGATCACCGACGTGGCGTCCAGTGGCGCGTCGACAGTGTTTCTCAAGGGGGAGAGCGGCACCGGCAAGGACCTCGTCGCCAAGACGATCCACTACAACTCCGATCGTGCCAACAAGCCGTTCATGAACATCACCTGCACCGCCATCACCGAGACGCTCCTCGAAAGCGAGCTCTTCGGTCACGAGCGCGGGGCCTTCACCGACGCGCGGCAGATGAAAAAGGGCCTGCTCGAGCTGGCCGACGGCGGCACCGTCTTCCTCGACGAGGTGGGCGACATGCCCCCGCAGTTGCAGGCCAAGCTATTGCGTTTTCTAGAGGAGAAGGTGTTTCGCCGGGTCGGCGGCGTTCACGATATCGAGGTCGACGTGCGCGTCATCGCCGCGACCAATCGCGACGTCAATCAGCTCATGGAGGAGGGCAAGTTTCGCGAGGACCTGTTCTATCGGCTGAACATCATTCCCGTCGATCTGCCGCCGCTGCGTCAGCGCGACGGCGACGTCGAGCTGCTCGCCGAGCACTACGTGCAGGTCTTTGCCAAGGAGTTTCGCAAGGATGTCCACGGCCTGACGCCGGCGGCGCTGAAGAAGCTGCCCGCCTATTCCTGGCCGGGAAATGTCCGCGAGCTTCGCAACGTCATCGAGCGCGCGGTCCTCCTGTGCAAACAGAATGAGATCGGCCCGGACGACCTGGTCCTCGGCCGCGGAGAGACGCGCGACTCATCCGTCTTCGTCCGCCTGCCGGCCGGTGGCATTTGCATCGACGAGATCGAGGAGCAGCTCGTCAAACAGGCCCTGGCCATGTCCAACGACAACCAGACCCAGGCCGCCAAGCTCCTGCACCTCTCGCGCGACCAGCTTAAGTATCGCATGGACAAGTATGGACTGGGCAAGGATAAGGCGGCGAGCTAG
- a CDS encoding class I SAM-dependent DNA methyltransferase codes for MPLSWNEIRNRAITFAQEWSGASRERAEAQTFWNEFFNIFGIRRRSVASFEEPVRNLGGAFDFIDLFWTGRLIAEHKSRGGDLSRAESQAMGYIQNLQNEGRGDEVPRYVIVSDFARIALHDLEPEEGQPATHEFPLSELRDNIRHFAFIAGYETRRIDPEDPANLRATELLANLHDRLEDGGYTGHDLQRFMVRILFCLFAEDTGIFEPAAFTNFILHRTREDGTDTGAQLSRLFDVLNRPVDERQTHLDEDLAALPYVNGELFAERLTFADFNQAMHVALVQCCRFKWEKISPAIFGSLFQNIMQARERRQIGAHYTSERDILKLIRSLFMDELRERFESAKRNRRQLEALHREIGEMRFLDPACGCGNFLVIAYRELRRLELDIIQARFGDQPTEADIRASARLHVGQFYGIEIEEWPVRIAEVAMWLMDHQMNAELFERFGQVKATTPLTRSPHIVQANALRIDWNEVLPAAECTYILGNPPFIGHHLQTESQKEDQHRVWHDIAAAGVLDFVTCWYRRAAEYMVGTSNRAAFVSTNSITQGEQPGIFWPDLFRRGIQIHFAHRTFQWMSEARGRAHVHVVIIGFGRKDIARKRIHEYEIGEDAAAAVIEVTNISPYLFEGPNAVLTNRAHPICNVPGMKYGNKPTDGGHFLMSTEDRDALLRDEPGARPFVRPYIGAEEFLDGRERWCLWLKDITPTQLRRLPAVAARVRAVKEFRLRSKAETTRKYAEYPTLFRQIAQPNTRFILIPRHTSESRQYIPFAYFEPDHIVSDSCFLIPNASIWHFGVISSLIHMAWVKQFCGRLESRYRYSKDIVYNNFPWPQNPTDAQKQKVEQAAQAVLDARAQFPDATLADLYDPNAMPAALRRAHDVLDRAVDRCYRPQPFTTERQRLEFLFALYEQLTAPLAAPAGRRRKKDRGG; via the coding sequence TTGCCTTTATCCTGGAACGAAATCAGGAATCGCGCCATTACTTTTGCCCAAGAGTGGTCCGGCGCTTCGCGCGAGCGCGCCGAGGCCCAGACCTTCTGGAACGAGTTCTTCAACATCTTCGGCATCCGGCGCCGGTCGGTGGCGTCGTTTGAAGAGCCGGTGCGGAATCTCGGCGGGGCCTTCGACTTCATCGACCTGTTCTGGACGGGCAGGCTGATCGCCGAACACAAGTCGCGCGGGGGGGATTTGTCGAGGGCCGAGTCGCAGGCGATGGGCTACATCCAGAACCTCCAGAACGAGGGCCGCGGCGACGAAGTTCCGCGTTATGTCATTGTCTCCGACTTCGCCCGCATTGCCTTGCACGACCTGGAGCCCGAAGAGGGGCAGCCCGCCACGCACGAGTTCCCGCTGTCGGAACTGCGGGACAACATCCGTCATTTCGCCTTCATCGCCGGTTATGAAACTCGCCGCATCGACCCCGAAGACCCGGCCAACCTCCGCGCGACCGAGCTCCTCGCCAACCTCCACGACCGGCTGGAAGACGGCGGCTACACCGGCCACGACCTGCAGCGCTTCATGGTGCGCATCTTGTTCTGCCTCTTCGCCGAGGACACCGGTATATTCGAACCGGCCGCGTTTACGAATTTCATCCTCCACCGCACCCGCGAGGATGGAACCGACACCGGCGCGCAGCTCAGCCGATTGTTCGACGTGCTGAACAGGCCCGTGGACGAGCGACAGACCCATCTCGATGAGGACCTGGCCGCCCTGCCCTACGTCAATGGCGAGCTCTTCGCCGAGCGGCTGACCTTCGCCGATTTCAACCAGGCCATGCACGTCGCGCTTGTGCAATGCTGCCGGTTCAAGTGGGAGAAGATCAGCCCGGCCATCTTCGGCTCGCTGTTCCAGAACATCATGCAGGCCCGCGAGCGTCGGCAAATCGGGGCGCACTACACCTCGGAGCGGGATATTCTCAAGCTCATCCGCTCGCTTTTCATGGACGAGCTGCGCGAGCGGTTCGAGTCCGCAAAGCGCAATCGCCGCCAGCTCGAAGCCCTGCACCGCGAGATCGGCGAGATGCGTTTCCTCGATCCGGCCTGCGGCTGCGGGAACTTTCTGGTCATCGCCTATCGCGAGCTTCGGCGGCTGGAGCTTGACATCATTCAGGCGCGCTTTGGCGACCAGCCCACCGAGGCCGACATCCGGGCTAGCGCCCGGCTGCATGTCGGCCAGTTTTACGGCATCGAGATCGAGGAGTGGCCGGTGCGGATCGCCGAAGTGGCGATGTGGCTGATGGACCACCAGATGAACGCGGAGTTGTTCGAACGGTTCGGCCAGGTGAAGGCGACGACGCCGCTGACCCGTTCGCCGCACATCGTGCAGGCGAACGCCCTGCGGATCGACTGGAATGAGGTGCTTCCGGCGGCGGAATGCACATACATCTTGGGGAATCCGCCGTTCATCGGGCACCACTTGCAAACTGAATCGCAGAAAGAAGATCAACACAGGGTCTGGCACGATATCGCTGCCGCAGGGGTCTTGGACTTTGTAACGTGCTGGTATCGCAGGGCAGCCGAGTACATGGTGGGCACTTCGAATCGAGCCGCCTTCGTCTCAACCAATTCCATTACACAAGGTGAACAGCCCGGTATCTTTTGGCCTGACCTATTTCGGCGTGGCATCCAGATTCACTTTGCGCACAGGACGTTCCAATGGATGAGCGAAGCCCGAGGCCGTGCTCATGTTCATGTAGTCATCATTGGATTCGGGCGGAAAGACATAGCGCGCAAGAGAATCCACGAGTATGAAATCGGTGAGGATGCGGCCGCCGCTGTGATTGAGGTCACTAATATCAGCCCGTATCTATTCGAGGGGCCGAATGCGGTACTTACCAATCGAGCTCATCCGATCTGCAACGTTCCCGGCATGAAGTATGGCAATAAGCCGACCGACGGGGGCCATTTTCTCATGTCGACCGAGGACCGGGATGCGCTGTTGAGGGATGAGCCGGGCGCACGTCCTTTTGTTCGTCCTTACATCGGTGCCGAAGAATTTCTCGATGGGCGCGAGCGTTGGTGCCTCTGGCTGAAGGACATAACGCCGACACAGTTGCGCAGGTTGCCCGCAGTAGCGGCAAGAGTGAGGGCGGTCAAGGAATTTCGGCTTCGCAGCAAGGCGGAGACGACACGAAAGTATGCCGAATATCCCACGCTGTTCCGTCAGATCGCGCAGCCGAACACAAGATTTATTCTAATACCTCGCCACACATCTGAATCCCGCCAATACATTCCGTTCGCCTATTTTGAACCCGATCACATAGTCAGCGACTCGTGTTTTCTGATTCCCAACGCTTCCATCTGGCATTTCGGGGTCATCAGCAGTCTGATTCACATGGCATGGGTAAAGCAGTTTTGCGGTCGTTTGGAATCGCGCTACCGATATTCGAAAGACATCGTCTATAACAACTTTCCCTGGCCGCAGAACCCGACCGACGCGCAGAAGCAGAAAGTCGAGCAGGCGGCGCAGGCCGTTCTCGATGCCCGCGCCCAGTTTCCCGACGCCACCCTTGCCGACCTCTACGATCCCAACGCCATGCCCGCCGCCCTGCGCCGGGCCCACGACGTGCTCGACCGGGCAGTGGACCGCTGCTACCGCCCCCAGCCCTTCACCACCGAACGCCAGCGGCTGGAATTCCTATTCGCCCTTTACGAGCAACTCACCGCCCCGCTGGCAGCGCCTGCCGGGCGGCGGCGAAAGAAAGACCGGGGCGGCTGA